One genomic window of Musa acuminata AAA Group cultivar baxijiao unplaced genomic scaffold, Cavendish_Baxijiao_AAA HiC_scaffold_1137, whole genome shotgun sequence includes the following:
- the LOC103999872 gene encoding PWWP domain-containing protein 6-like, producing the protein MASNPSEDYAGGVFYPSSSFSAAVAPPEPGKSRPETLTTTVEVAIDLEDGATSEAEKDAAYSMAIEVTVLGSENRGFVATVDAGAAHEKTRESAEIGLVDVKTVDEGHISTAEVGVEADAGGVGDQNVQVQRQEPSERRKRGRPRRSTVENVQHARYLQSFQDEQKDGFAVSDLVWGKVRSHPWWPGQIFDAADASDMALGAQKEGHFLVVYFGDKTFAWCDESHLKPFQMYFTRLEKQDSSDVFGTAVNEALGEVSRLLELGMACNCSGDEAYAVLKDRKVENAGVREGTCSSDVDKFWIVNSFEPGKIIDYVRMLGIFPCNGADSLDLVIAKAQLKAFRRSDRYLELSAFVLGQGIENAGESSASGERNCGNDFDLSIPVSSDSSSQKDQLSSRRATSAKKKHVSENGRKKKSLSELMDEKSFSHSTDGCRSGSGVRDCVHTLGSRQADASSHPGFSGKSKMKKLDTLGDLTTQSLYCDKPLKIRERIGRVERKRTQSPAMIKKSPSGLGHRRSAVPDETNLRLVNPRVKGDDLKDFTPYEMLSQLCLAAISPLKTYSFLNTTVSFFTEFSNWIVFSSDDNTLSEIFGGKQRRRKLSYFETATLDLATPDYIQDSYWSDIIVCSNFDEEHGSEGPKRKSESQVKRQKKRKKPKEQPELFIPSGSVPEAEQYLQIGSASTGIVHELETESPLDSLEEDVYGCISINQV; encoded by the coding sequence ATGGCTTCAAATCCGTCGGAGGACTACGCCGGCGGCGTCTTCTatccctcctcctccttttccgcAGCTGTTGCTCCGCCCGAACCCGGGAAGTCTCGGCCGGAAACCCTAACCACAACCGTCGAGGTGGCCATCGATTTAGAAGATGGAGCAACAAGCGAGGCAGAGAAAGATGCGGCGTACAGCATGGCGATCGAGGTTACGGTATTGGGAAGTGAGAATCGAGGTTTCGTCGCCACGGTTGATGCTGGTGCGGCACATGAAAAGACCAGAGAGTCCGCTGAGATCGGGCTGGTCGATGTGAAAACGGTGGATGAAGGTCACATTTCTACCGCTGAGGTCGGTGTGGAGGCGGATGCGGGTGGCGTTGGAGACCAGAATGTGCAAGTGCAGCGACAAGAACCGTCGGAAAGGAGAAAGAGAGGGCGGCCGCGGCGTTCCACCGTGGAGAACGTCCAACATGCTAGGTATTTGCAATCCTTTCAGGATGAGCAGAAGGATGGGTTTGCGGTCTCGGACTTGGTGTGGGGTAAGGTGAGGAGCCATCCTTGGTGGCCAGGACAAATATTTGATGCCGCAGATGCATCAGACATGGCGTTGGGTGCTCAGAAGGAGGGCCACTTTCTGGTGGTCTACTTCGGCGACAAAACTTTTGCTTGGTGCGATGAGTCCCACCTGAAGCCCTTCCAGATGTACTTCACGCGGTTGGAAAAGCAGGATAGCTCGGATGTGTTTGGTACTGCAGTAAATGAAGCATTAGGAGAGGTTTCTAGGCTTCTAGAGCTGGGAATGGCATGCAATTGCTCCGGTGATGAAGCTTATGCTGTTCTTAAGGACAGAAAGGTCGAGAATGCTGGGGTACGGGAAGGGACGTGCAGTTCTGATGTTGACAAATTCTGGATCGTGAATTCTTTTGAACCAGGAAAAATAATTGACTATGTGCGGATGTTAGGTATATTCCCATGTAATGGCGCTGACAGCCTGGATCTCGTGATTGCAAAAGCGCAGTTGAAGGCCTTTCGTCGCTCAGACAGGTATCTTGAACTCTCTGCATTTGTCCTGGGCCAAGGGATAGAGAATGCTGGTGAGAGTTCGGCATCTGGTGAAAGAAACTGTGGCAATGACTTTGATCTTTCGATTCCAGTTTCTTCAGATTCTAGTTCTCAGAAGGATCAGCTCAGCAGCAGACGAGCAACATCTGCAAAGAAGAAACATGTTTCGGAGAATGGTAGAAAAAAGAAGAGCTTGTCTGAGCTCATGGACGAGAAAAGCTTCTCTCACAGTACAGATGGTTGTAGAAGTGGGTCTGGAGTAAGAGACTGTGTGCATACATTGGGAAGCAGGCAAGCAGATGCTAGTTCCCATCCTGGATTCTCAGGGAAGAGTAAGATGAAAAAGCTCGACACTCTGGGGGATCTGACAACACAGTCTTTATATTGTGATAAACCGCTCAAGATTCGAGAACGCATAGGAAGAGTTGAACGAAAGAGGACACAGTCACCTGCTATGATAAAAAAGAGTCCATCTGGTTTGGGACATAGGAGAAGTGCTGTTCCTGATGAAACTAATCTGCGACTGGTGAACCCACGAGTGAAAGGAGATGACTTAAAGGATTTCACTCCTTATGAAATGCTTTCACAACTGTGCTTAGCTGCAATTAGTCCCCTCAAAACATACAGTTTTCTGAATACAACAGTCAGTTTTTTCACTGAATTTAGTAATTGGATAGTATTTAGTTCTGATGATAACACACTGTCAGAGATATTTGGTGGTAAACAAAGAAGGAGAAAATTGTCATATTTTGAGACAGCCACTTTGGATTTAGCCACACCTGATTACATTCAAGATTCATATTGGTCTGATATTATTGTTTGTAGCAACTTTGATGAAGAACATGGGTCTGAGGGACCGAAAAGAAAAAGCGAATCTCAAGTaaagaggcagaagaagaggaagaagcccAAAGAACAACCAGAACTCTTCATTCCATCAGGTTCTGTGCCGGAGGCTGAACAATATTTGCAGATTGGTTCAGCTAGCACTGGTATTGTACATGAATTGGAAACTGAAAGTCCTTTAGATAGTTTAGAAGAAGATGTCTATGGTTGCATTTCCATTAACCAAGTATGA